Within Vicia villosa cultivar HV-30 ecotype Madison, WI linkage group LG1, Vvil1.0, whole genome shotgun sequence, the genomic segment TTGCTATCGTTCTTAAAGCCTCATATAACTGTAATTGATATTCGCCAACTTTGTAGGAAACAACCTGTGTTACCGTTGCTACCCTCGATAAGTTTGATGCTGGGCAGATGGGGTGGTACTATGATGGATGTGTGGAATGTACAAGGAGTGTGACTGCCAAGGATGGAAAGCTGAAGTGTTTTAAGGATCATATTAGCCCAGAACCTGTGCCACGGTATACTTTATATTCCTCTTCCATTACCAACTGGTAATGTTTATATTCTCTTACAAACAGTGAAGATTGATGTGTTCTCCTATGTTTCATGAATCATTAAGGTATAAGCTTGATATAACAGCTGTTGACGGCAGTTCGAAGGCAAAGTTCGTCTTTTGGGACACAGACTGCGTGAAGTTAATTGGGAAGTCTGCTCTTCAAATGAAGATGGATTTAACACAGGTATGTAATTGTTgcataaaacaatatttaaatcaattgtttttggtttttaagGTGTCTAATACTTTTTATTCTTATAGTCTGTTGATTACGATCCACTTGAGTTCCCTTATGAACTTGACTCCATATTGGCAAAAGAATTGGCAATTAGAGCTGTTTATCAGCCTAAAAATGGGAGACTTTCTGTCATTGGCTTCAAGACTGATGAAGATGTGCGTAATAAAATTAAGGAGAGTTTCAAATTTGAAGAGGTAATCTTTTGTAATCTTCGTTTGATGAGTGCTTAGTTTTCTTAGGGCGTACACTAACATGAAGATATTATTTTCACCAGACCTCAAAGCTTCGACCACCAGAACCTCTGTCCCAGGATGACATGAATAGCATTTCTGTATGTATTTTTTACATGTGATATTCTTTACTTGCTGGGCAACTTTATCATTGTGTCATTATTGTAAATTGTATCGTTGCCTTTCTTTATTCATGATAGGAACCTCTATCTGCATCTGCAGAAAATGATCTGAGCATTGAAAATTCAGGACTCACTCCATGTAAGAGACTTATGAATGATGCAGTAGAAGATAATGATAGTGTACAACAATCATCAACAAAGATGGCCAAAGATATTAAACAGGAGAAATAGTTAGCTtcaaaatttataagttttaaaTTTACATTGCCTTATGATCAAGACATTtggtttatttaattagttggaTGATATTTTATTTTGCTGTTCTGGTACTTAGTTTATCATAATTGTTGAGTTTGAGGTTTTCTAAAGACTAAGATATGTTGAATTACAATTGTCCCATTTAGTTATGATATATACAAGGTTTTCATTGATTTGAGTTTATCATGATGAGCATTGTTGGTTAATCTACTTCTGTTTGAAATGCTTCtaatgaatttgaatttgaattgcttAAATAATATACCATTGCTGTCATATACTATTAAAGATTTTAATTGATCGAATTTCGAACAACCTAAAGTTTTATCTTTAACACTATCATGCTGTATTGATATGCATTTGTATATgttttataatttagaattgatggcATGGTTTATATTCTAAGTAGAAAACAAATACTCTAATTAAAAAATACCCTGTCTAAATGAGCCTAActataaacattttaaaaaacataTATGTGAATAACAGTTATGGAAAACTATGTAGAAGTTAGGTTCTGCCCTTACAAATTGACTGTAACAAGTTTTGGAAAACTATAAGTGTCATCATTACATAGATATTTTGATTGTGATTGACATATTAGGTTTCTAAATCCAAAATGGTGAGTTCATTCCTGACAAGCCAATGTAACTTAAACCATTCAGCAAATTATGAAGTTGTGTTAACAATATATTTAAACATCAAAAAAATGTATAGTCTGATCCAGATAATATATCCAGTGCAGACAAAATAAGTAACCTTATATTGAATACTATCGTGGTTTAAGTTATAAACATATCTACATAAGTAGGGTATCAACCAATAATGGACAGGCAATGTGTACACATTGCGAATTTAACGAGAAAATTAAAGAACAACACCATATATGCAAATTTAAACATTAAAGATAATTCAGTACTACCTTCATTATGAAGGTTACTTAATCATGCATCAAAATATGTCATGGCCAATAAAACAACAGTTATCAGCACATGTCTTAAATATCCTTAACAAAAAAACAATTGTTTTGATTGTACCCACAGTTAAGTTAAAATCAAGGAGAAAAAACAAATACACATAGATAACAAAGCTTAATTGCTGGTCTGCTTCACTTTCCTCTCAACCCTCGCGTACAAGATTTCCTGGTCTGAATTATAGTTGAATACCACCTTATCACCGACCTTCAACTTTCTGTCCTGTACAAATGCATACCAACCATAACCAAGATACATTTCAACGTATTTTCTGTTTGACTTCAGAATCTTGCACTCATAGAAAGATAAGTCTTCAAGATCATACAGCCTGCATCCTGTTACGTACGGTCTTAGAGCTTTCTTTATCACCTCCTGAGGGAATTGCTGCATCACAAATTGGTTGTTGTTACAAATTTTCACATCATTAATCATACAAACATCACTTTAATATTGAAATTAGATATCTTATAAATGATGCAGTAGAAGATAATTAATAGTCTGCAACAATCACCAACCAAGATTTTGAAGATATTAAAAAGTATAAATAGTTACATGATTTTTTCTAACTTTTGAATTTCCCATGCTTAATGATCAACACAATTAGTTTATTGAAGTTGTTAAATGATGTTTGGTTTGTGTTGTTGCATTACAAATTTGTTGTTATTAACAATGTTCACATCATTGACCGTACAAACTAAAGTACTGTTGAAGTCAGAAATCTTACCATCACTTGATGACCTCTAATTTGGGACTTGGTGATCTCTTTTTCCCATGATATCTCTTTCTGCAGCACTTGATCATTGTTATTCATCTGAGAAGGCTGGCCAGCATCACGCTCCATTTTCACATCCTTCAGCAAGGCATCATGGTTTGCTCCAGAGGTTTGCCCTAATTCATTCGACAAAGAAGCAGTTTGGGTCTTTGAGCTTTGCCCTATTTCATCCTCCTCAACTTTCACTTCTTTCAATACAGATTTGGTGTTTCCATCAGATACTTCATCGTCATCAGCTTTCTTGCCTAAGATGCAGTTGATTTCCTCAGTGTCAAGAGACAAGAACCTGTTTTCAAACAGAAGTTACCACGGTTGTTTCCAGATTATTATAAAAAAACGATCAAATGGATGTTGCAACAAAGACAAATAGAGGTATGTACGTTCTATCAATAACCTTACCCGCAACTCCATGAAGAATAAGACATTTTCGCAGGGATGTGTTGAATCGAATGCTTTGGGAGTATGTTTCTTTGACTGGTTTTGTTTTTGCATGCAGGGGATAATAGTAAGAGGAGCTATGTGATTTGATTTTTGATTATAACACAAGAAGAAAATCTGGAAGCAAATCTCAAAAGGTATGGCCTTGCAAAACGTGTCTGCCCTTTCACATTACAAGTATAAGTTGTTACTATTCATTGGTGAGGGATTATACTTACTGCATTTGCGTTTtccaatgtttttttttcttttaatttaattgcatttttcgTTAATGCCATTTTTCTGTATTCAATGTTATCATTGATTGTAACCTTTTTGTGGTTTACCAACAGTTTTGTTATTTTACCATTAGTTGATTAAATGGAATAATTATGCTGACCAAACACTTAACCATCAACTTTAATATCCCCTCTCATGTCTTTAACGTTTTTACTGTGATAATTATATGGTTAATTATTAATAAGGCAAAGCACGTTAAAAATAATAGCAAATACCATTGTGCATGGACATTTAATAGGTATACACATCCTTACCATATTCTCTCTGTTTTAATTGGCTGACTGTTCAAATAACAAAATAGGTATGAGAAAAAACTTTTCACATTAGAATTCTATAGGTGTTGtcttttattttgtttgcatGAGGTATACTTAGCAAACCATTTACATAGCTATTATGGAATCAGACGATTGTGAGAGTAAGAAAGTTGCAGCATTGGCAAGAAGAAGGAGAAAACAAATTCTCAGTGAAAGAAGATTTAAAAGAAGTAGAGTTGGTGATAAAGTATTGGATTTTGAAGTATGTTTCAGTAGGAACTATGATCCATCCATTGAAAACATCAGAACACCACTTTCTAACATCACTTCTTCGGTGATTAATCAAAGGAGTCAAAACTCGAATACACATCCAGCAGAGCTTCTAAGGTCATCAGCAACGGGTAGAAACGTCAGTGTCAATAAGTTTCAGAATCAAAGGCAACGCAATGCTTATAAACTGAAGTCAAATACGACAACACCCAAAGTTGGTTCATGCAGCTCAAATTCAACATGTACTATGGATACCATGTCCCCTAACCTGGTAGCTGCGACATCATATCATCGAACAAAGACAATTATTCAACCAAATACGCCACGGCTGAGCAGACAACATGCTTTCAATTCTCCTGTTAGCCTCGATACAAACACACCTTCAAGTGGTACAACATCTTCCAATGCTAATCAAGTCTTCAAAAACGTTAATACACTGCAAAGTGGACCAGTCGTTTCATCCAGAAGACAATTGAATGTTGGTGCTATTCAATCTATGGCCGCCAATCTATTCAAAAAATTCTCAAATATTGATCATTATGGTGAGTCTTCATCCACAAGCAATATTCACCGCAACACAAGTGTTAATAAAGAAGCAGATGAAACCGTTGAAGATGGAACAACGGATGATTCAATATCTGATAGTGATTGTGAGTTCATAAATGCAAATCCTGACTATGACACAGCATCAactcttgatgatgaagaaactATAGAACCAAACTATGCGCCGCAAAACATGAAAGATTCTGGTACATATGTATAGATATATGTAACACTTTATTTTATACTTCAAACTAACTAATGTGATTTGATTCCTGTAAGCCATGCCATATTCAATGCTGCAGTCATGAAACATCTATAGTTGTGACTATTTTATTCTAAATTATGACTTGCTTCGTTTTTGTTTGAATAAAACAGGCTACTCTGATATCGGTGATCCAATTGTCGAATGCATACATTGTGGAGCACTGATGTGGTATCAAGAGAAGCCAGACAAACGAAAACATAGTGCTGTACCCAAATTCCAATTATGTTGTGGAAATGGTAAAGTTGTGTTGCCGCTTTTGAATGAACCGCCACTGTTACTAAAGCATCTATTGTCTGATGATAATGATTCAGACTGTATAAACTATCAGCAGTATTGCAGATTGTACAACATTATGTTTACCTTTACGTCACCCGGAATGAAGTTTGACAATAGATACCAATCGGCAGGAGGACCGCCTAACATAAGGATACATGGACAGACTTGCCATAGAATTGGGAGCATGCTCCCTTTAGATGGAGAAACACCAAAATTTGCACAGCTTTATATTTATGACACTGATAATGAAATCCATCATAGAATGGAAGGAATAGGGTAATGTCTGAATTCTTCCTTTGTTTTATGACATTATTCTGTTTTACCTTCTTCTATATAAGTTCATAATGCATGTACACTAACTGTTTTATAAAATGTGTTTCAGTCATAATCCTAATGTGAATCCAGAAACGGTTGGAAAATTGAAACTTATGCTTGATGAGTTCAACACACATGCTAAAACATTTAGGATGGCAGCAGATCGACTAAAAGATTCTCATGTACCCGatctaaaattgaaattaatcGCCGATCGATCCAAGGACGGAAGAGTTTATAATCAACCAACAGTTTCTGAAGTTGCCGCACTTATCGTTGGTGATGTTGATACAGGATCTAAGAGACATATTATACTTGAGAGACAGAGTGGGAGGCTGAAAAGGATAAGTGAGTTTCATCCAAGTTATCTTGCTTTACAATATCCACTTTTGTTTCCATATGGCGAAGATGGTTTTAGAATCGGTATTCTACACAGGGAAACAAaagcaaagaaaaagaagaataaactTACTATCAGAGAATGGCTTACGTTTCGGATTCAAACCAAAACAGCCGAAGCACACACACTTTTGATGTCCAGAAGGCTTTTTCAGCAATTTTTGGTTGATGGTTTCACCATGATGGAGTCTCAAAGGTTGAATTACATACGCAAGCACCAGAAAAAACTAAGAGTTTCAAAATACAATAATTTGAACGGTCCAGAACAGAATCAGAACACTCAAGGAGCAAACAAGGGTAAGAGGGTTGTTTTACCATCAACTTATGTTGGAAGTCGAAGATACATGGAGCAATTGTATTTTGATGGAATGGATATTTGTAGTCATATTGGTTTTCTTGACCTTTTTATCACATTTACATGCAATCCAATGTGGCCCGAAGTTAAAAGACTGCTTCACCCAATGAGGTTGCAGCCCCATGATCGTCCCGACATTATATCAAGAGTTTTTAAAATTAAGTTGGATGAGTTGTTGTTTGATTTGACTAAGAAGCATGTCTTAGGGAGAGTGGTTGCATGTAAGTCATATTATTAATTTCATGCCGTCAAACTATGTTTTATGTTTATCACTTCTATTTAAAACCTCATATAATAATAAGCTCTCATTGCTATAATTTTATGCAGATATATACACCGTTGAGTTTCAAAAGAGGGGTTTACCACATGCTCATATTTTGCTATTCATGCATCCGCAAAGCAAGTATCCCACTCCCGAGGATATAAACAACATCATTTCAGCAGAGATACCATCAAAAGAAGATGATGTGGAATTGTATAATCTGGTGAAGAGACATATGATTCACGGTCCGTGTGATTTGGCAAACATGCTGTCACCTTGCATGAAAGACGCAAAATGCTCTAAATTCTTTCCAAAAAAATGGCAGCCTCAGACCGTAGTTGATCAGGATGGATATCCTGTGTACCGAAGGAGGGATACTGGAAACACTGTTACGATAAAAAACGTTGTTCTTGATAACAGATCTGTTGTTCCTCACAATCCATATCTGTTGAAGAAATTTCAAGCTCACATTAATATGGAATGGTGTAATCAAGGTACTTCGGTTAAGtacttatttaaatatataaacaagGGGTATGACAGGATTACCGCTGCTGTCGTAGGAGACAACGACAGTCCTTTGACCGCTAAAAATTTCGATGAAATCAAGCAGTATCTTGATTGTAGATATGTCTCACCAAGCGAAGCATGTTGGCGAATATTTTCTTTTCCCATTCATGGAAGGTCTCCTACAGTAGAAAGATTATATTTTCATCTTGAGGGCGATAATTCGGTATATTATACAGATTACGAACTGATAGATGAGGTTCTTGAAAAACCAAGTGTGAAGGAATCAATGTTTACCGCTTGGATGGAAGCAAACAAAACATATCCAGAGGCCAGAAATCTGACCTACTCAAATTTCCTCACTAAGTTTGTTTATGATAAAAGATACCGACGATGGAGACCGCGTAAGAGAGGGCACACCATTGGAAGACTAATATGGGTTCCTCCAAGTACAGGTGAGCTGTATTACCTGAGAATGATGCTGACTGTTGCAAAAGGGCCAACATGTTACGAGGATATAAAAAAGGTCGGTGGAATTGTTCGGGACAGTTTTAgggatgcatgttttgaaatgggATTTCTTAATGATGACAAGGAATATGTTGCAGCTATTAACGAGGCCAAAGATTGGGGTTCGGGACATTTTTTGAGAAAGTTATTCGTAACTATGCTATTGTCCGGTACAATTAACAGACCGCGTCACGTTTGGCAAAAAACTTGGAAGATGCTGTCCGACGGTATTCTGCACCAACAAAGACAGTTAACTAATATAAAAGGTACATTATTGTGATATAATTATAATAGATAGATTATTTCTTGTGTGTATAACAAACTTTTATGCGTATCTCAGTTTGAGGATCTCACAAACAAGGAATCTTCTAAAATATGTTCCATTTAAATTAACTTCCATGCCACGACATATCAAGTTTTAATTGGTGTTTTTTTATAGATATGCAGTTAACAGAAGCTGAGTTGAAAAACTTGACCCTCATTGAGATTGAGAATATGTTGCAATCCAATCGAAGAAGTTTGCACGAATTCAAAGACATGCCAAATCCAGATGCTTATGTCACACGGCACGTTGGAAACCGACTGATTTACGAAGAACATGATTATAATACTAAAACTGAGCGAGAAAACTTCAACAATCTCTTTCGAGCCCTTACAGgtgataatttatatttatactaTTTGATTGCATAAGCTGACAGTCCCACAGGTagatattttttgaaatatcACAATTTACATTATGCATGATAGATGAACAACGCTCAATCTTTGAAAAAATCATGGAAGCTGTCGGAAAACAAAGAGGAGGGGTCTTTTTTTTACACGGTTATGGAGGGACCGGTAAAACTTTCATGTGGAGGACACTATCAAGTGCACTTCGTTCgaagaaaaaaattgtgtttGTTGTTGCTTCAAGCGGTATAGCTTCGTTGTTATTACCAGGTGGACGAACTGCTCATTCCAAGTTTAAAATTCCTGTGCCAACACTTGACAACTCCACTTGCAATATTGACAAAAACACTGAACATTCTCAATTATTCGAGGCAACGGACGTGATAATATGGGATGAAGCACCTATGgctcataaaaattattttgaggCATTGGATAGAACACTTAAAGACGTCATGACCAAGaagggatttgggaataaaatcTTTGGCGGCAAAGTTGTTGTTTTTGGAGGAGACTTCAGACAGATTCTTCCAGTTGTTCCGAGAGAAGCGCGTTCTGATAGTGTTCATGCATCCATATGCTCCTCTTATATCTGGGACTATTGCCAGGTTCTAACACTGACAAAAAACATGAGACTTCAGCAGGGAAGCGATAATACAAGTTCTAATGAATTAGCGCAGTTCTCAAAATGGATTTTAAATGTCGGTGATGGTAAGATATCTGAACCAAATGATGGATTGGTGGACATAGAGATTCCTCAAGATTTATTGATTACCAATTATGAAGATCCTATCAAAGCTATTGTTGAGAATACATATCCCAATTTGGTTAATGTATTCCAAGATGTTGCATATCTACAAGGAAAAGCAATTCTTGCCTCAACCATTGAAGTTGTGGATAAGATCAATCATTATGTATTGGACCTTATACCAggtaatatttatttattctttttttggtGCATGGGAAAAAGAATATGCAGCCTATGATTTTGAATTTACTAATGTTCGTATCTTTCTGTTGATTTTTTTAGGTGAAGAGAAAGAGTATCTTAGTTACGATTCAATCGATAGAACTGACTCGAGTTATACCGAAGCTTATGAAGTGCTAACTCTAGAATTTCTTAGCAAATTAAGGACATCAGGTTTACCAAATCATATAATCAAATTGAAAGTTGGTACTCCCATTATGCTTATGAGAAATTTGGACCAGTCAGATGGATTGTGTAATGGAACAAGATTGATTGTCACAAGGTTGGCCAATCATGTCATTGAGGCAAAAATTATTTCTGGCAAGAACATAGATAACCTTTTTTACATTCCTCGAATGTCTATGTCACCTTCAGAGTCACCGTGGCCATTTAAGTTGATTAGGAGACAATTTCCAATTATTGTCTCTTACACAATGACAATTAATAAGTCTCAAGGTCAGTCTCTTGATAGTGTTGGTTTGTATTTGCCTTCTCCCGTGTTTAGTCATGGACAACTTTATGTTGCAATCTCAAGAGTTACTACAAAAAGTGGTCTTAAAATCTTAATACACGACAAAGAGAATGTTCCGTGCTCCACTACCACAAATGTTATATACAAGGAGGTTTTCCAATCACTTTGTTAGAAGGTAAGCTTATTCTTCTTTTCCATCTTTGTAACTGTATATGAAACACAGAATATTTATATGCCTTAAATTTTATTCTTAATCATATATTGTTTTATACATTTTATAATGTAGGTATACGATGCATGTTGTTGCCTGGTTGCAATCATACAAGAAGATAGCATCTGATATTTATACCAGCAAATAtggttattgtttttattttaagacATAAAAAATTGAATGTATTAATAGCTTTTTCATTGTTTTGCCGTTTTGTGTCATGTGTTtaacatttattaatatttactaAAACTTGGAAAACACTTAGGCTAAATATATGTCGTTAATTTATATAAGGGAACATTACAAGTGATAGACTGATTCATGTAATATCATCCcgaccagacccgtgcgatagcacgggtttcctactagtttGGTACCAAAAGAGGACATGACATGTGTAAGAGAGTATCCATAAA encodes:
- the LOC131649378 gene encoding uncharacterized protein LOC131649378; amino-acid sequence: MESDDCESKKVAALARRRRKQILSERRFKRSRVGDKVLDFEVCFSRNYDPSIENIRTPLSNITSSVINQRSQNSNTHPAELLRSSATGRNVSVNKFQNQRQRNAYKLKSNTTTPKVGSCSSNSTCTMDTMSPNLVAATSYHRTKTIIQPNTPRLSRQHAFNSPVSLDTNTPSSGTTSSNANQVFKNVNTLQSGPVVSSRRQLNVGAIQSMAANLFKKFSNIDHYGESSSTSNIHRNTSVNKEADETVEDGTTDDSISDSDCEFINANPDYDTASTLDDEETIEPNYAPQNMKDSGYSDIGDPIVECIHCGALMWYQEKPDKRKHSAVPKFQLCCGNGKVVLPLLNEPPLLLKHLLSDDNDSDCINYQQYCRLYNIMFTFTSPGMKFDNRYQSAGGPPNIRIHGQTCHRIGSMLPLDGETPKFAQLYIYDTDNEIHHRMEGIGHNPNVNPETVGKLKLMLDEFNTHAKTFRMAADRLKDSHVPDLKLKLIADRSKDGRVYNQPTVSEVAALIVGDVDTGSKRHIILERQSGRLKRISEFHPSYLALQYPLLFPYGEDGFRIGILHRETKAKKKKNKLTIREWLTFRIQTKTAEAHTLLMSRRLFQQFLVDGFTMMESQRLNYIRKHQKKLRVSKYNNLNGPEQNQNTQGANKGKRVVLPSTYVGSRRYMEQLYFDGMDICSHIGFLDLFITFTCNPMWPEVKRLLHPMRLQPHDRPDIISRVFKIKLDELLFDLTKKHVLGRVVAYIYTVEFQKRGLPHAHILLFMHPQSKYPTPEDINNIISAEIPSKEDDVELYNLVKRHMIHGPCDLPQTVVDQDGYPVYRRRDTGNTVTIKNVVLDNRSVVPHNPYLLKKFQAHINMEWCNQGTSVKYLFKYINKGYDRITAAVVGDNDSPLTAKNFDEIKQYLDCRYVSPSEACWRIFSFPIHGRSPTVERLYFHLEGDNSVYYTDYELIDEVLEKPSVKESMFTAWMEANKTYPEARNLTYSNFLTKFVYDKRYRRWRPRKRGHTIGRLIWVPPSTGELYYLRMMLTVAKGPTCYEDIKKVGGIVRDSFRDACFEMGFLNDDKEYVAAINEAKDWGSGHFLRKLFVTMLLSGTINRPRHVWQKTWKMLSDGILHQQRQLTNIKDMQLTEAELKNLTLIEIENMLQSNRRSLHEFKDMPNPDAYVTRHVGNRLIYEEHDYNTKTERENFNNLFRALTDEQRSIFEKIMEAVGKQRGGVFFLHGYGGTGKTFMWRTLSSALRSKKKIVFVVASSGIASLLLPGGRTAHSKFKIPVPTLDNSTCNIDKNTEHSQLFEATDVIIWDEAPMAHKNYFEALDRTLKDVMTKKGFGNKIFGGKVVVFGGDFRQILPVVPREARSDSVHASICSSYIWDYCQVLTLTKNMRLQQGSDNTSSNELAQFSKWILNVGDGKISEPNDGLVDIEIPQDLLITNYEDPIKAIVENTYPNLVNVFQDVAYLQGKAILASTIEVVDKINHYVLDLIPGEEKEYLSYDSIDRTDSSYTEAYEVLTLEFLSKLRTSGLPNHIIKLKVGTPIMLMRNLDQSDGLCNGTRLIVTRLANHVIEAKIISGKNIDNLFYIPRMSMSPSESPWPFKLIRRQFPIIVSYTMTINKSQGQSLDSVGLYLPSPVFSHGQLYVAISRVTTKSGLKILIHDKENVPCSTTTNVIYKEVFQSLC